A single uncultured Fusobacterium sp. DNA region contains:
- a CDS encoding GrdB-related putative oxidoreductase, producing the protein MKKIVLVLNQIQAGQGGEENTSLPLAGKKGALGPGIMMEPYLKEFDAKIIATLFCGDQNYLDNKEENSKKIAAMAKKLEADVIICGPAFNYEKFGEVCGHLVKFLKENSPIPCVGAMSEDNAAYNKYKEYDLVITPKKGGVGLNDALRNIVKKAVEICD; encoded by the coding sequence TCAAGCTGGACAAGGGGGAGAGGAGAATACTTCTCTTCCTCTAGCGGGAAAAAAAGGAGCTTTAGGTCCTGGAATAATGATGGAACCATATTTGAAAGAGTTTGATGCCAAAATTATAGCTACTCTATTTTGTGGAGATCAAAATTATTTAGATAATAAAGAGGAAAATAGCAAAAAAATTGCAGCTATGGCTAAAAAATTAGAAGCAGATGTAATTATTTGTGGACCTGCTTTTAACTATGAAAAATTTGGAGAGGTGTGTGGACATCTTGTTAAATTTTTAAAAGAAAATAGTCCTATTCCATGTGTTGGAGCTATGAGTGAGGATAATGCAGCTTATAATAAATATAAAGAGTATGACTTAGTAATTACACCTAAAAAAGGTGGAGTTGGATTAAATGATGCTCTTAGAAATATTGTAAAAAAAGCTGTTGAGATTTGTGATTAA
- a CDS encoding haloacid dehalogenase-like hydrolase yields MKRYLDCKASDMDKMTKEDFLHSIAASEGRLIVTEVIGSREAVLGDVTNAEVAAAMGADIILLNVFDVDNPIMYGMPKVEPQEVIRTIKKFTGRKVGINLEPLEAEKENQEGFLKLSNGRKGTLENAKKAVDMGVDFIVLTGNPGVGVTNRAIVDTVKIYKENLGDKLVIVAGKMHAAGILSEAGEKIITKEDIKEFANAGADIILMPAPGSVPGITMEYIRELVCYAHELGKLTLTAIGTSQEGADISTIRQIALMCKMAGTDLHHLGDAGYNGMALPENILEYGKVIRGVRHTYRRMAHSIMR; encoded by the coding sequence ATGAAAAGATATTTAGATTGTAAAGCTTCTGATATGGATAAAATGACAAAGGAAGATTTTCTACATTCAATAGCTGCAAGTGAAGGACGTTTGATAGTTACTGAAGTTATAGGAAGTCGTGAAGCGGTTTTAGGTGATGTTACAAATGCAGAAGTTGCTGCTGCTATGGGAGCTGATATTATACTATTAAATGTTTTTGATGTAGATAATCCTATTATGTATGGAATGCCTAAAGTAGAGCCTCAAGAAGTTATTAGAACAATAAAAAAATTTACTGGACGTAAGGTTGGAATCAATCTTGAGCCATTAGAAGCAGAAAAAGAGAATCAAGAGGGATTTTTAAAATTATCAAATGGACGTAAGGGAACTTTAGAAAATGCTAAAAAAGCAGTAGATATGGGTGTTGATTTTATTGTTCTTACAGGTAATCCAGGAGTTGGAGTTACTAATCGTGCAATAGTTGATACTGTTAAAATATATAAAGAAAATTTAGGAGATAAATTAGTTATTGTAGCAGGAAAAATGCACGCTGCTGGGATATTAAGTGAAGCAGGAGAAAAAATAATAACAAAAGAAGATATAAAAGAATTTGCTAATGCAGGAGCAGATATAATTTTAATGCCGGCTCCTGGAAGTGTTCCTGGAATAACTATGGAATATATTAGAGAACTTGTTTGTTATGCTCATGAATTAGGAAAATTAACATTAACAGCTATTGGAACTTCACAAGAGGGAGCAGATATTTCAACTATAAGACAGATAGCTTTAATGTGTAAAATGGCAGGTACAGATTTACACCATTTAGGAGATGCTGGATATAATGGAATGGCTCTTCCTGAAAATATTTTAGAGTATGGAAAAGTTATAAGAGGAGTAAGACATACTTATCGTAGAATGGCTCACTCTATTATGAGATAA
- a CDS encoding Sapep family Mn(2+)-dependent dipeptidase, whose amino-acid sequence MINIEKIRELIEKYKPEIEENFSRLVTIPSVKNIDSSPYPFGENINNCLEEALKIGRELGFYTKNVDGYAGVLSLFKEERNKGYMGIFGHLDVVPAGSGWSYPPFKLTKMDKRYYGRGVLDNKGPLLSTIYAVKILKDLGVNFKNNIKIIMGTDEESGMSDMVYFLKKETAPIFGFTPDCKFPVVYGENGIIRLKIFFPREENKNISLEKIEGEFSRAYIPDKAILKVISDKNFNSIVGEGKRAPSNNPYLGENAIISAMNNIPNSILENIDYKNGIKKILRYFSDVYGEALEINYQKSESERVLLSFYDLKVEENFLVASISIRYPVDCNGEEIIEKIKDKLKEKIEIEAHMAKVLHNPNSKMVKELSKGYFEVTKLDSTPVTTTGGTYARKVPNIVAFGPSFPGEKGIAHNKDEYMDIDSFFKLIEIYALSIYYINK is encoded by the coding sequence GTGATTAATATTGAAAAAATAAGAGAATTGATTGAAAAATACAAACCAGAAATAGAAGAAAACTTCTCTAGATTGGTAACTATTCCAAGTGTAAAAAATATAGATTCTTCACCTTATCCTTTTGGTGAAAATATAAACAATTGTTTAGAAGAAGCTTTAAAGATAGGGAGAGAATTAGGATTTTATACTAAAAATGTTGATGGTTATGCAGGAGTTTTATCATTATTTAAAGAAGAGAGAAATAAGGGTTATATGGGAATATTTGGGCATCTTGATGTTGTCCCAGCTGGAAGTGGATGGAGTTATCCACCATTTAAATTAACTAAGATGGATAAAAGATATTATGGGAGAGGGGTATTAGATAATAAAGGACCTCTTCTTTCAACAATTTATGCAGTTAAAATTTTAAAGGATTTGGGAGTAAATTTTAAAAATAATATAAAAATAATTATGGGAACAGATGAAGAGAGTGGAATGTCTGATATGGTATATTTTTTAAAAAAAGAAACAGCACCAATATTTGGATTTACTCCTGATTGTAAATTCCCAGTTGTTTATGGTGAAAATGGAATAATTAGATTAAAGATCTTTTTTCCAAGAGAAGAGAATAAAAATATAAGTTTAGAGAAAATAGAGGGAGAATTTTCAAGAGCATATATTCCTGATAAGGCAATTTTAAAAGTTATTTCAGATAAAAACTTTAATTCTATTGTAGGTGAGGGAAAACGTGCTCCTTCAAATAATCCATATTTAGGAGAAAATGCTATTATTTCAGCAATGAATAATATTCCTAATAGTATATTAGAAAATATTGATTATAAAAATGGAATTAAAAAGATATTAAGATATTTTTCTGATGTTTATGGAGAAGCATTAGAAATTAATTACCAAAAAAGTGAGTCTGAAAGAGTTTTACTAAGTTTTTATGATTTGAAAGTGGAAGAGAATTTTTTAGTTGCATCAATTAGTATTCGTTATCCTGTAGATTGTAATGGAGAAGAAATAATTGAAAAAATAAAGGATAAATTAAAGGAAAAAATTGAGATTGAAGCACATATGGCAAAAGTTCTTCATAATCCAAATTCTAAAATGGTTAAAGAGCTTTCTAAAGGATATTTTGAAGTTACTAAATTAGATTCTACACCTGTTACAACAACTGGAGGAACATATGCTAGAAAAGTTCCAAATATAGTAGCTTTTGGTCCATCTTTTCCGGGAGAAAAGGGGATTGCTCATAATAAAGATGAATATATGGATATAGATTCCTTCTTTAAACTTATTGAAATTTATGCTCTTTCTATATATTATATAAATAAGTAA